From a region of the Labrus mixtus chromosome 5, fLabMix1.1, whole genome shotgun sequence genome:
- the trpv4 gene encoding transient receptor potential cation channel subfamily V member 4: MNEGRSAMLRRCHLALSKADTLCSAPVKAAHAVDNGGASQPESDAAFPLCEISDLFESEDGSPSTQDASQTSAQELVQPSQPADGRQNLRMKFQGAFKKGISNPMDLLESSIYESNVVQGPKKAPMDSLFDYGTYRNTSNQKKRRKKLPRGKTETSCDDAQSLEPPKVMKIFNRSLLFDCVSRGDTEALEGLLEYLQSHEKRLTDEDLREPSTGKTCLPKALLNLYGGQNDTIPVLVDIAEKTGNLREFINTPFRDVYYRGQTALHIAIERRSKQYVELLVEQGADVHAPARGRFFQPRNEGGYFYFGELPLSLAACTNQPDIVHYLTENPHKKADLRRQDTRGNTVLHALVHIADNTKDNTRFLTKMYDLLLIKSAKLYPDCSLETVLNNDGMSPLMMAAKLGKIGVFQHIIRREIKDEEARHLSRKFKDWAYGPVYSSLYDLSSLDTCGEEPSVLEILVYNSRNENRHEMLAVEPINELLRAKWQKFAAVTFYISVVSYLITMIIFTLVAYYHPTQGTPPHTYTTSSDYLRMVGEIITLASGIFFFLTNIKDLFLKKCPGVKSLFIDGSFQLLYFIYSVLIMVTAVLYLSGIEAYVSVMVFALVLGWMNTLYFTRGLKLTGTYSIMIQKILFKDLFRFLLVYVLFMIGYASALVALLKVCPPPGSDCGGDCPTYPKCRDPDTFSNFLLDLFKLTIGMGELDMIDSAQYPAVFLILLVTYIILTFVLLLNMLIALMGETVGQVSKQSKKIWKLQWATTILDIERSFPVCLRKSFRAGEMVTVGKNCDGTPDRRWCFRVDEVNWCHWNQNLAIINEDPGKNETCQANGLQQSVRALRRDRWSTVVPRAVELSKGPRSRDLVVEMEPLTSRH; encoded by the exons ATGAATGAG GGCCGCTCTGCTATGCTCAGAAGGTGCCACCTTGCTCTGTCTAAGGCTGACaccctctgctctgctcctgtGAAAGCTGCTCACGCTGTGGACAATGGCGGGGCCTCCCAGCCTGAGAGCGATGCAGCGTTCCCCCTTTGTGAGATCTCAGACCTGTTTGAGAGTGAGGATGGCTCCCCTTCGACTCAGGACGCGAGTCAGACTTCAGCCCAGGAGCTGGTTCAACCAAGCCAGCCTGCAGACGGCAGGCAAAACCTGCGCATGAAGTTCCAGGGTGCCTTCAAGAAGGGCATCTCTAATCCAATGGACCTATTGGAATCTAGCATATACGAGTCAAATGTTGTTCAAGGCCCAAAGAAAGCCCCCATGGACTCGCTTTTTGACTATGgcacctacaggaacaccagCAACCAGAAGAAACGAAGGAAGAAGCTCCCAAGAGG TAAAACTGAAACGTCCTGTGATGACGCACAAAGCCTGGAACCACCGAAAGTAATGAAGATATTTAACCGCTCTCTCCTCTTTGACTGCGTGTCTCGTGGAGACACTGAGGCCCTTGAGGGTCTGTTGGAGTACCTGCAGAGCCACGAGAAGAGGTTAACAGATGAGGACTTGAGAG AGCCATCCACAGGTAAGACCTGTCTGCCCAAAGCCTTGTTGAACCTTTACGGAGGTCAGAATGACACCATCCCTGTGCTGGTGGATATCGCAGAGAAGACTGGAAACCTCCGAGAGTTTATAAACACACCTTTCAGGGACGTCTATTACAGAG GCCAGACAGCGCTTCACATTGCTATCGAGCGCCGTAGTAAGCAGTATGTGGAGCTGCTGGTGGAGCAGGGAGCTGATGTTCATGCTCCTGCGAGGGGACGCTTTTTCCAGCCGAGAAATGAGGGGGGCTACTTCTACTTTG GTGAGCTGCCTCTCTCCCTGGCTGCATGCACTAACCAGCCTGACATTGTGCACTACCTGACTGAGAATCCACACAAAAAAGCCGACCTGCGACGCCAGGATACACGTGGAAACACAGTGCTGCACGCCCTGGTGCACATCGCAGACAACACCAAGGACAACACACGCTTCCTCACAAAGATGTACGACCTGCTGCTCATCAAGAGTGCCAAGTTGTACCCAGACTGCAGCCTGGAGACTGTGCTCAACAACGACGGCATGTCACCTCTCATGATGGCCGCCAAGCTGGGCAAGATAGGG GTTTTCCAGCACATTATCAGACGTGAGATCAAAGATGAGGAAGCTCGTCATTTGTCACGGAAGTTCAAGGATTGGGCTTACGGGCCCGTGTACTCGTCCCTCTATGATCTGTCATCTCTGGATACATGTGGAGAGGAACCATCGGTGCTGGAAATCCTCGTTTACAACAGTCGCAATGAG AATCGCCATGAGATGCTGGCCGTGGAGCCCATCAACGAGCTGCTGAGGGCTAAATGGCAGAAGTTTGCTGCTGTCACTTTTTACATCAGTGTGGTTTCCTACctcatcaccatgatcatctTCACTCTAGTGGCTTATTACCACCCAACACAGGGAACA CCTCCGCACACCTACACAACGTCCTCTGATTACCTGCGTATGGTGGGTGAGATTATCACCTTGGCATCAGgaatcttcttcttcctcaccaAT ATTAAGGACCTCTTCTTGAAGAAGTGCCCTGGGGTGAAGTCTTTATTCATTGATGGATCTTTTCAACTGCTGTA CTTCATCTACTCAGTTCTGATTATGGTCACTGCTGTTCTCTACCTGTCTGGCATCGAGGCCTACGTGTCTGTGATGGTGTTTGCACTCGTCCTGGGCTGGATGAACACTCTTTACTTCACCAGAGGCCTGAAGCTCACTGGAACCTACAGCATCATGATACAAAAG ATTCTATTCAAAGACCTTTTCAGATTTCTGCTGGTGTATGTGCTCTTCATGATTGGATATGCATCAG CCCTGGTGGCCCTGCTGAAAGTGTGTCCTCCACCAGGATCAGACTGTGGTGGAGATTGCCCAACCTACCCCAAGTGCAGGGACCCAGACACCTTCAGTAACTTCTTACTGGACCTTTTTAAGCTGACCATTGGGATGGGAGAACTGGACATGATCGACAGTGCACAGTATCCTGCAGTCTTCCTCATCCTGTTGGTTACCTACATCATCCTCACCTTTGTGCTTCTGCTCAACATGTTGATTGCCTTGATGGGGGAGACGGTTGGACAGGTGTCCAAGCAAAGCAAGAAGATCTGGAAGCTTCAG TGGGCGACGACCATCTTGGACATCGAGCGTTCTTTCCCAGTCTGCCTTCGAAAGTCTTTTCGAGCTGGGGAGATGGTGACTGTGGGAAAGAACTGCGACGGCACACCTGACCGACGCTGGTGCTTCAG GGTGGATGAAGTGAACTGGTGCCACTGGAATCAGAACCTCGCGATAATAAACGAGGATCCTGGAAAGAATGAGACGTGCCAAGCCAACGGGTTGCAGCAGAGCGTCAGAGCCTTGAGGAGAG ACCGCTGGTCTACAGTGGTCCCCCGGGCGGTGGAGTTAAGTAAAGGTCCGCGGAGTCGTGATCTGGTGGTAGAGATGGAGCCGCTGACGTCCAGGCACTGA
- the gltpa gene encoding glycolipid transfer protein has product MALLMEHQFRQLPADRQVETRPFLEAVSYLPPFFDCLGSAIFAPIKADISGNIIKIKAVYDSNPARFKTLQQILEAEKEMHGAEWPKVGATLALMWLKRGLRFIQVFLQSLVDGERDESNPNLIRVNVTKAYEIALKRYHGWFVQQLFKAALFAAPYKSDFLKALSKGRDVKEEECLEKIRKFLVNFTATVDTIYEMYAKMNADLDYTV; this is encoded by the exons ATGGCTCTGCTAATGGAGCACCAGTTCAGACAACTGCCAGCTGACAGACAAGTGGAAACAAGACCGTTTCTGGAGGCTGTGTCATACCTTCCACCCTTCTTTG ACTGCTTGGGCTCTGCCATTTTTGCACCAATCAAGGCTGACATATCTGGAAACATTATA aaaatCAAGGCAGTTTATGATTCTAACCCAGCACGGTTCAAGACGCTCCAGCAGATCTTGGAGGCAGAAAAGGAGATGCATGGAGCAGAATGGCCTAAAGTTGGAGCGACTTTGGCTCTTATGTGGCTAAAAAG GGGTCTGCGGTTTATTCAAGTCTTCCTCCAGAGCCTGGTAGATGGTGAGAGGGACGAAAGCAACCCAAACCTCATTCGAGTTAATGTCACCAAAGCTTATGAAATCGCCCTGAAAAGGTATCATGGCTGGTTTGTGCAACAGCTTTTCAAG GCGGCCCTTTTTGCGGCTCCATACAAATCAGATTTCCTCAAAGCCCTCTCTAAGGGTCGAGACGTCAAAGAAGAGGAATGCTTGGAAAAAATCCGAAAATTCCTCGTTAACTTCACTGCCACAGTCGATACTATTTATGAGATGTACGCTAAGATGAATGCTGATCTAGATTACACTGTGTGA
- the tchp gene encoding trichoplein keratin filament-binding protein — translation MALPTLWAPVPSRSRVLAGQLARQREQEARWRQQWELHAQYFKEQTVRSQKQAAWSSRQSYQLSMSAYQKQKLKEEKKASLEQRRDRLRAMLKEEQDQLELELREMVPDRGKVASQLVQKTEALRTAREERRKKLAQELLREHWKKNNSELREAESSLHKDHVVSQWQGQISERKQHETAVQEEKRRYENEYERTRKDALERMKQAEEKKKIQEQKRVEDLKKQMEELKLREEEATRLKKEQEALLVQQWELEKIDEERMKLEERQKKSERGRFLIRQYRAQLKRRARQVQEELESDRQILAALLEGEQEDLRLESARRERAVADAAWMKRVIEEQLQLEQEREAEFDILHREEAQQVWEKREAQWEKERKARERLMQEVLAERQQQLELKVQKNREAQEESLRRREELIQELEQESEIKRSEMEQEEGRRTARMQEINAQVEQQRCEQLEEQLRIEQEEQEEREALQIQEGKLRDEIQRMANRGYQGKIHNRPRSAWT, via the exons ATGGCTCTTCCTACTCTTTGGGCCCCTGTGCCCAGCCGGTCCCGGGTGCTGGCCGGACAGCTGGCCCGACAGCGGGAACAGGAGGCCCGATGGCGGCAGCAGTGGGAGCTGCATGCTCAGTACTTCAAGGAGCAGACTGTCCGCAGCCAAAAACAGGCTGCGTGGAGCTCTCGACAATCCTACCAGCTGAG TATGTCAGCATaccaaaaacagaaactgaaggaggaaaagaaggccAGCTTGGAGCAGCGCAGGGATCGGCTCAGGGCAATGCTTAAAGAGGAGCAGGACCAGTTGGAGTTGGAGCTCAGAGAAATGGTGCCTGACAGGGGAAAAGTGGCGAGCCAGTTGGTGCAAAAAACTGAAGCGCTTCGCACAgcaagagaggaaagaagaaaaaag CTTGCACAGGAGCTTCTCAGGGAAcactggaagaaaaacaactcAGAGCTGCGAGAG GCCGAGTCTTCATTACATAAAGATCATGTTGTCAGCCAATGGCAAGGGCAGATATCTGAGAGGAAACAG CATGAAACAGCAGTGCAGGAGGAAAAGAGACGCTACGAAAACGAGTACGAGAGAACCCGAAAAGACGCCCTGGAGAGGATGAAGcaagcagaggaaaaaaagaaaatacaggaGCAGAAGAGAGTGGAAGATCTTAAGAAACAGATGGAAGAGCTGAAGCTCAGGGAAGAGGAG gCAACTCGTCTAAAGAAGGAACAAGAGGCCTTGCTGGTCCAGCAATGGGAGCTGGAGAAGATCGACGAGGAGAGGATGAAGTTGGAAGAAAGGCAGAAGAAGTCAGAGAGAGG GCGTTTCTTGATCCGTCAATACCGTGCTCAACTGAAGAGAAGAGCCCGACAAGTGCAAGAGGAACTG GAGTCCGACCGGCAGATCCTGGCAGCCCTACTGGAAGGAGAGCAGGAGGACCTGAGGTTGGAGTCTGCACGGAGGGAAAGGGCCGTCGCTGACGCTGCATGGATGAAACGTGTGATTGAAGAGCAGCTTCAActggagcaggagagggaggctGAGTTTGACATCCTacacag AGAGGAAGCCCAACAGGTGTGGGAGAAACGAGAAGCGCAgtgggagaaggagaggaaagcaagagaACGGCTCATGCAAGAG GTGCTTGCggagagacagcagcagctggagctgAAGGTGCAGAAGAACCGGGAGGCTCAGGAGGAGTCCCTGAGAAGACGAGAGGAGCTGATtcaggagctggagcaggagagcGAGATCAAGCGGAGTGagatggagcaggaggagggtcGCAGAACAGCACGGATGCAAGAGATAAACGCTCAG gtGGAGCAGCAGCGCTGCGAGCAGTTGGAGGAGCAGCTCAGGATAGAgcaagaggagcaggaggaaagGGAAGCTCTCCAGATCCAGGAGGGGAAGCTGAGGGATGAGATCCAGAGGATGGCCAACAGAGGGTACCAGGGGAAG ATTCACAACAGACCTCGATCAGCCTGGACCTGA